From a single Apium graveolens cultivar Ventura chromosome 2, ASM990537v1, whole genome shotgun sequence genomic region:
- the LOC141705840 gene encoding uncharacterized protein LOC141705840 — translation MKWSLRNLLKYAPTLVADEASRARRLEEGLRSNIRLEVAPFELQTYEAVLNKALVIERGLTESEKTIGTRRGSLQLVVKRLKGDRSRNHMRMIKWVIKISALGVVEIMPTKNVVGTWVLVFIVGRLDTRSHNVPTIHHQERQQTPKRKMGVYFSLPEIVTKDKLQFNFKFKRPMALSSARSSQVSTNEQLCYCGKRAKMYTSWSLNNPGRRFYTCCQPQGRCNYFRWYDPQTLGRHGDVITHLNNKRIFQDEKMAFLKEQIAMLEEKLASSEEKRRDLKKKNGYYGKIYFIVIYLLVVLAKLI, via the exons ATGAAGTGGAGTTTGCGAAACTTGCTTAAGTACGCACCAACTTTGGTTGCGGATGAGGCAAGTCGAGCAAGGAGGTTGGAGGAAGGATTGCGAAGTAATATTCGACTTGAAGTGGCGCCATTTGAGCTTCAGACTTATGAAGCAGTTCTCAACAAAGCTTTGGTGATCGAGAGGGGTTTAACAGAATCCGAAAAGACAATTGGAACAAGAAGAGGTTCGCTCCAACTGGTGGTCAAGCGTCTCAAGGGGGACCGCTCAAGAAACCACATGCGTATGATCAAATGGGTAATCAAGATAAGTGCACTAGGTGTGGTGGAAATCATGCCGACAAAAAATGTCGTTGGAACCTGGGTGCTTGTTTTCATTGTGGGGAGGTTGGACACAAGATCTCACAATGTCCCAACAATCCACCACCAAGAAAGGCAGCAAACACCAAAAAGGAAAATGGGCGTGTATTTCAGCTTACCGGAAATCGTAACTAAG GACAAACTTCAATTCAACTTTAAGTTCAAAAGGCCTATGGCGTTAAGCTCCGCAAGGTCGTCCCAAGTTTCGACGAATGAGCAACTTTGTTATTGCGGAAAAAGGGCTAAGATGTACACATCTTGGTCACTCAACAATCCCGGGAGAAGATTCTACACATGTTGCCAACCCCAA GGTAGATGCAACTATTTTCGATGGTACGATCCTCAAACTTTAGGTAGGCACGGTGATGTTATCACCCACTTGAATAACAAAAGAATTTTTCAAGATGAAAAAATGGCATTTCTTAAAGAACAGATAGCAATGCTTGAGGAGAAACTTGCAAGTAGTGAAGAAAAGAGAAGAGATTTGAAGAAGAAAAATGGTTATTATGGGAAGATCTACTTCATTGTGATATATCTGTTAGTGGTTTTAGCGAAGTTGATTTAG